One segment of Ziziphus jujuba cultivar Dongzao chromosome 12, ASM3175591v1 DNA contains the following:
- the LOC107429426 gene encoding uncharacterized protein LOC107429426 has product MRNKLNSLLGRTFKTNKFKPVVNLAISRLAVFKNQRQVRCNQARSDVVQLLQQGHHDRALIRVEQVIKEQNMLDVYVMIEGYCNLLLERFQLIEHERECPLELEEAISGIIYASSRCGDFPELHEIRGVFASRYGKEFAARAVELRSNCRVNHKMIQKLSTRQPSLESRMKLLKEIASENSIVLQLDSEEEILDVHKNENQPPPNPSTSLAGSKSRDNLHNLSEEIRKEDEFSDSLKSRKKYKDVADAAQAAFESAAYAAAAARAAVELSRSDPHDPDNQDSPAIQPGELPNKHEPVETSSDSENEEIHIENQAEELKKSMPSSSADAARYSLEAERYDDPFGKDLVFDESDNETENEQNSMPPPHKQIPSRFQAGLKIGSGPQHSTGHDTAGSGIQNAPRLNLEKKPFSVRTRHLRGY; this is encoded by the exons ATGAGAAACAAACTTAATTCTCTGTTGGGAAGAACTTTCAAGACCAATAAATTCAAACCCGTTGTGAATCTTGCTATCTCTCGCCTTGCTGTTTTTAAAAACCAGCGTCAAGTCAGGTGTAATCAGGCTCGCTCTGATGTTGTCCAGCTGTTGCAACAAGGACACCATGACCGTGCTCTTATTCGT GTTGAGCAAGTGATTAAGGAACAGAACATGTTAGATGTGTATGTTATGATAGAGGGTTATTGTAATCTCTTGCTTGAAAGGTTTCAACTTATTGAACATGAAAG AGAATGCCCTCTTGAGTTAGAGGAAGCAATATCAGGAATCATTTATGCATCTTCAAGATGCGGGGATTTCCCGGAGCTGCACGAGATTCGTGGGGTTTTCGCATCTCGTTACGGCAAAGAATTCGCTGCTCGTGCCGTTGAATTACGCAGTAATTGTAGAGTCAATCATAAG ATGATACAAAAACTCTCAACTAGGCAACCAAGCTTAGAGAGCAGAATGAAGTTGCTCAAAGAAATTGCTTCCGAGAATAGCATTGTTCTTCAACTTGATTCAGAAGAg GAAATATTGGATGTACACAAGAATGAAAACCAACCGCCGCCAAATCCATCTACCAGTTTAGCTGGCTCCAAGTCACGGGATAATTTGCATAACTTGTCGGAAGAGATTAGAAAAGAAGATGAGTTCTCGGATTCCTTAAAGTCAAGGAAGAAATACAAGGATGTTGCAGATGCAGCTCAAGCAGCTTTTGAGTCTGCAGCTTATGCAGCAGCAGCTGCAAGAGCAGCAGTAGAACTCTCAAGATCTGATCCTCATGATCCTGATAATCAAGATAGTCCCGCCATACAACCAGGAGAGTTACCTAACAAACATGAGCCTGTGGAAACATCATCTGATTCAGAAAATGAGGAAATCCACATTGAAAATCAAGCTGAAGAGCTGAAGAAATCAATGCCTTCTTCAAGTGCAGATGCCGCAAGATATTCATTGGAAGCTGAAAGGTACGATGATCCATTTGGGAAAGATTTAGTTTTCGATGAGAGTGACAATGAGACTGAAAATGAGCAAAACAGCATGCCCCCACCTCATAAGCAAATTCCTTCAAGATTTCAAGCTGGTCTAAAGATAGGATCAGGTCCTCAGCACTCTACAGGACATGATACTGCAGGATCTGGGATTCAAAATGCACCACGTTTAAATCTTGAGAAGAAGCCATTTTCTGTGAGGACTCGACATCTGCGTGGGTACTGa